From one Basilea psittacipulmonis DSM 24701 genomic stretch:
- a CDS encoding LysR substrate-binding domain-containing protein, whose amino-acid sequence MTKKMIKRLPSISSLQCFEASARQGSFTKAAKELFLTQSAVSKQVLQLEELLGEELFIRQGNHLQLTQVGSLFLQQSRNILLQLEQSVLNLWSHGTHAQTLTIYCHATFGANWLIPALKGWGNQYPNIHLNIHEIDGDISQNHSLEMDVGIALGHGTWPNLTSVELLKSDYITICATDVQPPKLSKKMNLENMPLIQLDSRPFTWHEFFSTHHIHRKDSFSGPRFSSYYATICAASSGCGIAIVPEILAKKEIDQGNLKIAWKERLASNESYYLVYPPEKQNNSAVIALQEWLKNYIEQQSSS is encoded by the coding sequence ATGACGAAAAAAATGATAAAACGCTTACCCTCTATTAGCTCTCTTCAATGTTTTGAGGCCTCTGCCCGACAAGGAAGTTTTACCAAAGCAGCTAAAGAACTTTTTCTCACCCAAAGTGCGGTGAGCAAACAAGTACTCCAACTGGAAGAACTATTAGGCGAAGAGTTATTTATTCGTCAAGGCAATCATCTTCAACTCACTCAAGTCGGTAGTTTATTTTTACAACAAAGTCGAAATATACTTTTACAACTTGAACAGTCCGTATTAAACCTTTGGTCCCATGGTACACATGCCCAAACACTCACCATTTATTGTCATGCGACCTTTGGTGCAAATTGGCTTATTCCTGCACTAAAAGGATGGGGCAACCAATACCCCAATATTCATTTAAACATTCATGAAATTGATGGCGATATTAGCCAAAACCATTCGCTCGAAATGGATGTCGGTATTGCTTTAGGACACGGCACATGGCCAAACTTAACCTCCGTCGAGCTATTAAAAAGTGATTACATTACTATTTGTGCCACGGATGTTCAGCCACCTAAACTATCCAAAAAAATGAATCTAGAGAATATGCCTTTAATCCAATTGGATTCTCGTCCTTTCACCTGGCATGAATTCTTTAGCACGCATCATATTCATCGAAAAGATAGTTTTTCTGGACCTCGTTTTAGCTCTTATTATGCGACTATCTGTGCGGCCAGTAGTGGTTGTGGTATTGCTATCGTGCCTGAGATTTTGGCAAAAAAAGAAATTGATCAAGGGAATTTAAAAATTGCTTGGAAAGAACGTCTTGCGAGTAATGAAAGTTACTATCTTGTTTATCCACCCGAAAAACAAAATAACTCTGCGGTCATTGCACTACAAGAATGGCTAAAAAACTATATCGAACAACAATCTTCATCATAG
- the arsC gene encoding arsenate reductase (glutaredoxin) (This arsenate reductase requires both glutathione and glutaredoxin to convert arsenate to arsenite, after which the efflux transporter formed by ArsA and ArsB can extrude the arsenite from the cell, providing resistance.) has product MMIKLYHNPRCSKSRDALKALETLGLDIEVIEYLKNPLTISDYQSLKKQLAINSYREMMRQKESIYQENHLAEADEETLLQALVEHPILLERPIASTGHQAAIGRPLENILNLLKK; this is encoded by the coding sequence ATGATGATTAAACTCTACCACAATCCTAGATGTTCCAAATCAAGAGATGCGTTAAAAGCATTGGAAACATTGGGTTTAGATATTGAAGTGATCGAGTATTTAAAAAATCCTTTAACGATTTCTGACTATCAATCTCTTAAAAAACAATTAGCGATAAACAGTTATCGCGAGATGATGAGACAAAAGGAAAGCATTTACCAAGAAAACCATCTGGCCGAGGCAGACGAAGAGACTTTGTTGCAAGCACTTGTTGAACATCCTATCTTATTAGAACGTCCTATCGCTTCAACGGGTCATCAAGCAGCAATTGGCAGACCACTAGAGAACATCTTAAATCTATTGAAAAAATAA
- the bioD gene encoding dethiobiotin synthase, translating to MKTYFISGIGTDIGKSYVTALLIKALEQAGVTASSFKLVQTGASSQAISPDIHLHRTISGQSLDELDADAVGESFSFPASPHLAAALENTIIDTNKLWHAWQTYVQKRQRDIIFCEGAGGIFVPLTSQTLTIDWIIQHPMPLILICNAMLGSIHHSIATLEALAARSYLPFLIIYNPYPNDEPIITDDSAHFLKQYCQTHFPNTYFFHLDDLHDITALLRNNE from the coding sequence ATGAAGACCTACTTTATTTCTGGCATCGGCACGGATATTGGCAAATCCTATGTGACCGCCTTACTCATTAAAGCTCTCGAACAAGCGGGAGTTACCGCCAGTTCCTTTAAACTTGTTCAAACGGGTGCCTCATCACAGGCTATTTCACCTGATATCCATTTACATCGAACGATCAGTGGTCAATCACTTGATGAACTAGATGCTGACGCAGTCGGTGAAAGCTTTTCTTTTCCCGCTTCTCCACATTTAGCGGCCGCATTAGAAAACACGATCATTGATACAAATAAGTTATGGCATGCATGGCAAACATATGTTCAAAAACGCCAACGCGATATTATTTTTTGTGAAGGTGCTGGTGGTATCTTTGTTCCGTTAACATCTCAAACATTAACGATTGACTGGATCATTCAACATCCAATGCCACTCATTCTCATCTGTAATGCGATGTTAGGCAGCATTCATCACAGTATTGCCACACTTGAAGCACTGGCCGCCAGATCCTATTTGCCTTTCTTAATTATCTACAACCCTTACCCTAATGATGAACCCATTATTACTGATGATTCCGCACATTTTTTAAAACAATATTGTCAAACACATTTTCCTAACACTTATTTTTTTCACTTAGATGACCTTCACGACATCACCGCATTGCTGAGGAATAATGAATGA
- a CDS encoding methyltransferase domain-containing protein has protein sequence MIESHFEQSQKHYHQYAHHQQATAWYLAQTLAKKCSLNIHTALEIGCGTGFLSTAMNQFFHQPFIQKYYLNDLYEYPIHIPFSHEQYFLKGDIQTIHLPETIDIILSSSCLQWISSLNDLIAKLNQHLSSQGYFVCALYCEHHFKELKEAANIGLNYLSVSALKELFNPYFNTIWAERQTLSYQFNSLHEVLRHIRKTGVNTHRKQTQHHQLKQLIAHYPKHDSTFPLTYDTFFYIGQKK, from the coding sequence ATGATCGAATCTCACTTTGAACAGTCCCAAAAACACTATCATCAATATGCACATCATCAGCAAGCCACTGCTTGGTATTTAGCCCAAACCTTGGCAAAAAAATGTTCTTTAAATATTCATACCGCACTGGAGATTGGCTGTGGAACAGGTTTTTTGAGTACGGCCATGAATCAGTTTTTTCATCAACCCTTTATTCAAAAATACTATCTAAACGATTTATACGAATACCCTATTCACATTCCTTTTTCGCATGAACAATATTTTCTTAAAGGCGATATCCAAACCATTCATCTTCCTGAAACGATTGACATCATCTTATCCAGCTCATGTTTGCAATGGATCTCGTCTTTAAACGATTTGATCGCAAAACTTAATCAACACCTGTCTTCGCAAGGTTATTTTGTTTGTGCCTTATATTGTGAACATCATTTCAAAGAATTAAAAGAAGCAGCGAATATTGGTTTAAATTATTTAAGTGTGTCAGCCCTGAAAGAACTATTTAATCCTTATTTCAACACCATCTGGGCAGAACGACAAACCCTATCTTACCAATTTAATTCTTTGCATGAAGTACTGCGACATATCAGAAAAACAGGTGTCAACACACATCGCAAGCAAACACAACATCATCAGTTAAAACAGTTGATCGCACATTATCCTAAACATGACTCAACATTCCCCCTCACATACGATACCTTTTTTTATATAGGACAAAAAAAATGA
- a CDS encoding pimeloyl-ACP methyl esterase BioG family protein, whose protein sequence is MKTEILFFNGWAMDNHAISHLADPHYHVHIYSPHETEIREPETDYILVAWSMGVWAANRYLRSCQHAPKLNIAINGTPFGIHPEYGIDPILFQKTYEHLTPEGMKKIYHRIFYTAEQKDYHDLLPSLSFETQKNSLAYLLKQADSTDNSITQDLLSHPQAWDYAWVSEKDSMFATKQQLNYWHRCPSTQTNVINAAHHLLRSFSSWSAFIEEHQA, encoded by the coding sequence ATGAAAACAGAAATCTTATTTTTTAATGGATGGGCAATGGACAACCATGCTATTTCACATTTAGCCGATCCTCACTATCATGTACACATTTATTCTCCTCACGAAACAGAGATTCGCGAGCCAGAAACAGATTACATTTTAGTAGCTTGGTCGATGGGGGTTTGGGCGGCCAATCGTTACCTACGGTCTTGCCAACATGCTCCAAAACTCAACATTGCTATTAATGGCACACCTTTTGGTATTCATCCAGAATACGGCATCGATCCCATTTTGTTTCAAAAAACTTATGAACACTTAACGCCAGAGGGAATGAAAAAAATTTATCATCGAATTTTTTATACCGCTGAACAAAAGGATTATCACGATTTATTACCCTCGTTAAGTTTTGAAACTCAAAAAAATAGTTTAGCTTATTTACTTAAACAGGCCGACAGCACGGATAATTCGATAACTCAAGACTTACTATCCCACCCTCAAGCCTGGGATTATGCTTGGGTTAGCGAGAAAGATTCGATGTTCGCCACAAAACAACAATTAAATTATTGGCATCGTTGTCCAAGCACGCAAACAAACGTTATCAACGCTGCTCATCATTTACTGCGATCATTTTCTTCTTGGTCTGCATTCATCGAGGAACACCAAGCATGA
- a CDS encoding aminotransferase class I/II-fold pyridoxal phosphate-dependent enzyme: MSDNFYQRLNDRLSQLREHGQYRQLSNVPTKGIDLLSNDYLGLSRCQHIYKHFLSSVKEDVPSSCASRLLGGSSQASADLEQCLAQIYQRSALYLNSGYLANIGILPAITDRNDLIIADKDIHASLIDGLKLCRADFIRFPHQDYDALERLIIEHRSNYRDIWVVTESIFSMDGSVSDLKKLVQLKQRYQIILYVDEAHSIGQYQEGLGWSYTHHLVNDIDIIVMPCAKAIASYGAIVLCHDITRNYLINTCRSLIFASALPPLTIKWTQYVFEHRHEFEPLRLTLQDRIHQANKLLNMNQSSPIFPIVIGDSHQTLAIAQALKEAGIIVGAIRHPTVPKGKAQLRLCINALLSEADLIYIAETIHSLKERI, encoded by the coding sequence ATGAGCGATAATTTTTACCAAAGACTCAACGATCGTTTATCACAATTACGTGAACACGGCCAATATCGCCAGTTGAGCAACGTCCCGACAAAAGGAATTGATTTATTAAGCAATGATTATCTAGGTCTATCTCGATGTCAACACATTTACAAACACTTTTTATCAAGTGTCAAAGAAGATGTTCCCTCTTCCTGTGCCTCACGTTTACTTGGTGGCAGTAGCCAAGCCTCTGCTGATTTAGAACAATGTTTAGCTCAGATTTATCAAAGAAGTGCTCTTTATCTAAATAGTGGATACCTAGCCAATATCGGCATCTTACCTGCCATTACTGATCGAAACGATCTCATCATTGCAGATAAAGATATTCATGCCAGCTTAATCGATGGCTTAAAACTTTGTCGTGCCGACTTTATTCGATTTCCTCATCAAGACTACGATGCACTTGAACGATTGATTATCGAACATCGCTCAAACTATCGTGATATTTGGGTGGTCACAGAAAGCATTTTCAGTATGGATGGCAGTGTTAGCGATCTAAAAAAACTCGTTCAATTAAAACAGCGATATCAAATTATATTATATGTAGATGAGGCTCATAGCATTGGTCAATACCAAGAAGGACTAGGATGGAGCTACACCCATCATTTAGTCAATGATATTGATATTATCGTGATGCCTTGTGCTAAAGCCATTGCATCGTATGGAGCGATAGTTTTATGTCATGACATCACACGAAACTATTTAATCAATACCTGTCGTTCGCTTATCTTTGCCAGTGCGTTACCCCCTCTTACGATCAAATGGACTCAATATGTTTTTGAACATCGACATGAATTTGAACCCTTACGCCTCACCTTACAAGACAGGATTCATCAAGCAAACAAGCTATTAAACATGAATCAATCCTCCCCTATTTTTCCTATTGTTATTGGAGATAGTCACCAAACCCTTGCGATAGCACAAGCTTTAAAAGAAGCAGGCATCATCGTAGGAGCCATCCGTCATCCAACCGTTCCCAAAGGAAAAGCCCAACTACGCCTATGTATCAACGCCTTATTAAGTGAAGCAGATCTCATTTATATCGCCGAGACCATTCATTCATTAAAGGAAAGAATATGA
- the bioA gene encoding adenosylmethionine--8-amino-7-oxononanoate transaminase, protein MYQTLIDQQHIWHPYSGIYPKLENYCVSEARNSQLFLEDGTVLIDGMSSWWCVIHGYNHPALNQAIVNQLEKFAHIMFGGLTHPAAIKLTERLLSIVPKGLTHVFYSDSGSVSIEVAMKMALQYQQKHPDKKHFGTIKGGYHGDTWHPMSVCDPDTGMHHLYQGRLPIQYFLDRPTSCFHEPLNQQDKAAIDHFFQTYHSQLAAFILEPIVQGAGGMWFYSPQYLQYIAQQCQQYNVLLIVDEIATGFGRTGKWFACEHSDIVPDIMCIGKALTGGYLSFAATLCSHQIADTISQTPPYALMHGPTFMGNALACAVAAASIDLLQNTDWQSKVNHIETIFKQELSVLKHKPYIQDIRALGAIGVIELKEPVTLHDITPMFIQKGVWVRPFGKLVYLMPNYNISDRDLKTLCQATCEVVRNYHER, encoded by the coding sequence ATGTATCAGACATTAATCGATCAACAACATATATGGCACCCTTATTCAGGCATCTATCCAAAATTAGAAAATTACTGTGTTAGTGAAGCTAGAAATAGTCAACTCTTTTTAGAGGACGGCACAGTGCTTATTGACGGCATGTCTAGCTGGTGGTGCGTGATTCATGGATACAACCATCCCGCCTTAAACCAAGCCATCGTCAATCAATTAGAAAAATTTGCTCATATTATGTTTGGCGGTCTCACTCATCCTGCGGCGATTAAGTTAACCGAGCGTCTTTTATCCATTGTTCCAAAAGGGCTGACTCATGTTTTCTATAGTGATTCAGGTTCCGTCAGTATCGAAGTCGCGATGAAAATGGCACTTCAGTACCAACAAAAACATCCAGATAAAAAACATTTCGGCACGATTAAAGGTGGTTATCATGGCGATACTTGGCATCCCATGTCCGTATGTGATCCTGACACTGGCATGCATCATCTGTATCAAGGTCGTTTACCCATTCAGTATTTTTTAGATCGCCCAACCTCATGCTTTCATGAGCCTCTTAATCAACAGGATAAAGCAGCTATTGATCATTTTTTTCAAACATATCATTCACAGTTAGCTGCATTCATTTTGGAACCAATCGTCCAAGGTGCAGGCGGTATGTGGTTTTATTCGCCACAGTATTTACAATACATTGCCCAACAATGTCAGCAATACAACGTCTTACTGATTGTCGATGAAATTGCCACGGGCTTTGGGCGAACGGGAAAATGGTTTGCTTGCGAACACAGTGACATCGTGCCCGACATTATGTGTATTGGCAAAGCATTAACAGGCGGTTATTTAAGTTTTGCAGCAACCTTATGTTCTCATCAGATCGCCGATACGATTAGTCAAACACCTCCTTACGCTCTCATGCACGGCCCCACCTTTATGGGCAATGCACTTGCTTGTGCCGTAGCTGCTGCCAGCATCGATTTATTACAAAATACTGATTGGCAAAGTAAGGTAAACCATATCGAAACCATATTTAAACAGGAATTATCGGTGTTAAAGCATAAGCCTTATATTCAAGACATTAGAGCCTTGGGAGCGATTGGTGTCATCGAATTAAAAGAACCCGTCACACTACACGACATAACTCCTATGTTTATTCAAAAAGGGGTATGGGTAAGGCCCTTTGGTAAACTCGTTTACTTAATGCCAAATTACAACATCAGTGATCGCGATCTCAAAACACTTTGCCAAGCCACTTGCGAGGTAGTAAGGAACTATCATGAGCGATAA
- a CDS encoding electron transport complex subunit RsxB: MSLTEKINAILPQTQCTKCGYEGCLPYAQAMAEHEAQINRCVPGGTKTIEALSHLLNQPVLPLDPTCGVEKPLEVAYIDENHCIGCTLCIQACPVDAIIGVNKYMHTVIPDLCSGCELCVAPCPVDCISMKPASREWTFLDAQEAKQRYEQRQQRLQMQEDVKEEVSVQQTSDVLKQDLIAKALAKARARRAK, from the coding sequence ATGTCTCTTACTGAAAAAATTAATGCGATTTTGCCTCAAACCCAATGTACAAAATGTGGGTATGAGGGCTGTTTACCTTATGCTCAGGCAATGGCTGAACATGAGGCACAGATTAATCGTTGTGTGCCAGGTGGGACTAAAACTATAGAGGCATTATCTCATCTGCTGAATCAGCCTGTTTTGCCCTTGGATCCCACTTGTGGGGTGGAAAAGCCTTTGGAAGTGGCTTATATTGATGAGAATCATTGTATTGGCTGTACGCTATGTATCCAAGCTTGTCCAGTGGATGCGATTATAGGGGTGAATAAATATATGCATACGGTTATTCCCGACCTTTGTTCAGGTTGTGAGCTATGCGTGGCCCCTTGTCCTGTAGATTGTATTTCGATGAAACCTGCTTCTCGTGAGTGGACATTTTTAGATGCTCAAGAAGCTAAGCAACGCTATGAACAGCGTCAGCAACGCTTACAAATGCAAGAAGACGTAAAAGAAGAGGTAAGTGTGCAACAGACCTCAGACGTATTAAAACAAGATCTGATTGCGAAAGCCTTGGCAAAAGCCAGAGCCAGAAGAGCGAAATAA
- the nth gene encoding endonuclease III, with the protein MNKEKRTLIFQRFQQANPHPETELHYSNTFQLLVAVILSAQATDKSVNIATDPLFPFIKTPQDLLDMGLERFTQAIRSIGLYKTKAANVIKTCQILIEKYQGEVPHTREDLESLPGVGRKTANVVLNVAFGQTTMAVDTHIFRVSNRTGIAPGKNVLEVEKKLLKNVPKEYLLHAHHWLILHGRYICTARKAKCDICGISDLCDKNLSFK; encoded by the coding sequence GTGAACAAAGAAAAACGTACATTGATTTTCCAAAGGTTTCAGCAGGCCAACCCTCATCCTGAAACCGAACTTCATTATTCCAATACTTTTCAGTTATTGGTCGCCGTGATTTTGTCGGCCCAAGCAACCGACAAATCCGTTAATATTGCCACCGATCCTCTTTTCCCATTTATCAAAACACCTCAAGATCTTTTGGACATGGGCTTAGAACGGTTTACGCAAGCCATTCGCAGCATTGGCTTATATAAAACAAAAGCAGCCAATGTCATCAAAACCTGTCAAATACTTATCGAGAAATATCAGGGCGAAGTGCCACATACTCGGGAAGACTTAGAAAGCCTACCTGGCGTGGGTAGAAAAACCGCCAATGTCGTTTTAAATGTCGCCTTTGGACAAACGACGATGGCAGTGGATACCCATATTTTCAGGGTTTCTAATCGAACTGGTATTGCTCCTGGTAAAAATGTATTAGAGGTCGAAAAAAAGCTACTAAAAAACGTCCCCAAAGAATACCTCTTACATGCTCATCATTGGCTCATCTTACACGGTCGCTATATTTGTACGGCTCGTAAAGCCAAATGCGATATCTGTGGTATCAGCGATCTTTGTGATAAAAATCTATCGTTCAAATAG
- a CDS encoding ferredoxin--NADP reductase, producing the protein MTYYTEKVLDIKWWVPNHLFTLTTTYPKEMTFLPGQFARLGLPSEAGKEPDIWRAYSMVNHPSEQALSFYSIVVPDGAFSPKLASLKSGDTIYIGKQVFGFLTLDRFPNGGKTLWLMSTGTGLSAFISILKDEKTWQRFEQVVLVHGVRHANELSYQDEIRDATHACAGRFTYLPLVTREAYQSFPQARITTMIEQDAWKKHTGLELRAEHDCVMLCGNPEMLTQARKMLSEMGFQAERRGVPGNLAVEKYW; encoded by the coding sequence ATGACTTACTATACCGAAAAAGTACTGGATATAAAGTGGTGGGTACCTAATCATTTATTCACGCTCACCACCACCTATCCCAAGGAAATGACATTCTTACCTGGACAGTTTGCTCGTTTAGGACTGCCTAGTGAAGCAGGAAAAGAACCTGATATTTGGCGTGCTTATTCTATGGTGAACCACCCTAGTGAACAAGCATTATCGTTTTATTCTATCGTAGTACCTGACGGTGCATTTAGCCCGAAACTTGCTTCACTTAAATCTGGCGATACGATATATATCGGCAAGCAGGTATTTGGATTTTTAACCTTAGATCGCTTTCCAAATGGTGGCAAAACACTTTGGCTAATGTCCACAGGAACAGGATTGTCTGCCTTTATTTCCATTTTGAAAGATGAGAAAACATGGCAACGTTTTGAACAAGTTGTTTTAGTTCATGGTGTACGTCATGCCAATGAACTCAGCTATCAAGACGAGATTCGTGATGCGACACACGCCTGTGCAGGACGTTTTACCTATCTGCCACTGGTAACGCGTGAGGCCTATCAGTCATTCCCACAAGCTCGCATTACAACCATGATTGAACAGGATGCTTGGAAAAAACATACGGGTTTAGAATTACGTGCCGAACACGATTGCGTCATGCTATGTGGTAATCCAGAGATGCTGACCCAAGCCCGCAAGATGCTTTCAGAGATGGGATTTCAGGCAGAACGCCGAGGGGTGCCGGGTAATTTGGCTGTTGAAAAATATTGGTAA
- the fdxA gene encoding ferredoxin FdxA, with product MTHVVTENCIKCKYTDCVDVCPVDCFKEGPNFLVIDPDECIDCAVCVPECPANAIYSEDDLPSDQKQFIEINAELTPKFAPISRAHEPLPDADEWNGKSDKLQFLDRG from the coding sequence ATGACTCACGTCGTCACTGAAAATTGTATTAAATGTAAATACACAGACTGTGTGGATGTCTGTCCTGTGGACTGTTTTAAAGAAGGTCCTAACTTCCTAGTTATCGACCCCGATGAATGTATTGACTGTGCGGTTTGCGTACCAGAATGCCCCGCTAATGCCATTTATTCAGAAGATGATCTGCCGAGTGACCAAAAACAATTTATCGAAATTAACGCAGAACTCACCCCTAAATTTGCCCCCATTTCTCGTGCTCACGAGCCATTACCTGATGCGGACGAATGGAATGGCAAATCAGATAAACTCCAATTTTTGGATCGTGGATGA
- the pncB gene encoding nicotinate phosphoribosyltransferase gives MIITSLLDTDLYKFTMMQCVLHQFPSAQTEYRFKCRTPNVNLQPYVDEIREEIHALCQLYLTDDELDYLKGLRFIKSDFVDFLSLFHLSEKYIRVEKSVHEGEIDISVKGPWLHTILFEIPVLAIVNEVYFRNQYPNLSWDVGRERLAQKLAMVQGCKEVKNFKFAEYGTRRRFSKAWHEEVVQILKNDFTPDFVGTSNVYFAKKYNILPLGTMAHEFLQACQALGPRLRDSQVFALEKWAEEYRGDLGIALSDVYGLKAFLRDFDMFFCKLFDGARHDSGDPLEWGEQMLQHYKKNRVDPRTKTLVFSDGLDFPKALEIASRFEGRCRVSFGIGTNLTNDIGVEPLQMVMKMVRCNDQPVAKVSDTPEKTMCDDPAYLSYLRYVFDLPDGERGG, from the coding sequence ATGATTATTACCTCACTACTGGATACGGATTTATATAAGTTTACGATGATGCAGTGCGTATTGCATCAGTTTCCCAGTGCCCAAACAGAGTATCGTTTTAAATGTCGTACGCCAAATGTAAATTTACAGCCTTATGTGGATGAGATCCGAGAAGAGATTCATGCCTTATGTCAGTTGTATTTGACGGATGATGAGTTGGATTATTTAAAAGGGTTGCGATTTATTAAAAGCGATTTTGTGGACTTTTTAAGCTTATTTCACTTATCTGAAAAATACATACGAGTGGAAAAATCTGTTCATGAGGGAGAAATAGATATCTCGGTCAAAGGCCCATGGCTTCATACTATTTTGTTTGAAATTCCTGTATTGGCTATTGTGAATGAGGTTTATTTCAGAAATCAGTATCCTAATCTTAGTTGGGATGTGGGACGTGAAAGACTGGCTCAGAAACTCGCTATGGTTCAGGGATGTAAAGAAGTGAAAAACTTCAAATTTGCTGAATATGGTACTAGAAGACGGTTTTCAAAGGCTTGGCATGAAGAAGTCGTACAGATTCTCAAAAATGATTTTACCCCTGATTTTGTCGGTACCAGTAATGTATATTTTGCGAAAAAATATAATATTTTGCCTTTGGGGACGATGGCTCATGAGTTTTTACAAGCCTGCCAAGCATTAGGCCCTAGATTACGTGATTCCCAAGTATTTGCTTTGGAAAAATGGGCTGAGGAATATCGAGGTGATTTGGGTATCGCTTTATCAGATGTTTATGGATTGAAAGCGTTCTTGCGTGATTTTGATATGTTCTTTTGTAAGCTGTTTGATGGAGCTAGACACGATTCAGGCGATCCTTTGGAGTGGGGAGAACAAATGCTCCAACACTACAAAAAAAATCGCGTCGATCCTAGAACAAAGACTTTGGTTTTTTCCGATGGTTTGGATTTTCCTAAAGCGTTAGAAATCGCCAGCCGTTTTGAGGGACGTTGTCGCGTGTCTTTTGGAATTGGTACGAATTTAACAAATGATATAGGCGTGGAACCATTGCAAATGGTCATGAAAATGGTTCGTTGTAATGATCAACCAGTGGCGAAAGTCTCTGATACACCAGAAAAAACGATGTGTGATGATCCTGCCTATTTGTCTTATTTAAGATATGTCTTTGATTTACCTGATGGAGAACGAGGAGGATAA
- a CDS encoding RidA family protein has protein sequence MKEIKRVNVEARYSDMAVYNGVAYLAGQVPNDLDKDMYGQTQEVLEMVDQLLAIAGSDKDRILMAQLFIADINDISEMNRAWDEWVSKTNAPPRATVEAKLANPKYKVEIVVTAALK, from the coding sequence ATGAAAGAAATTAAACGCGTGAATGTCGAAGCACGTTATTCAGATATGGCGGTGTATAACGGTGTGGCTTATTTAGCAGGTCAAGTGCCTAATGATTTGGACAAAGATATGTATGGCCAAACGCAAGAAGTGCTTGAAATGGTGGATCAGCTATTAGCTATCGCGGGTAGTGATAAAGATCGCATTCTAATGGCTCAGTTATTTATTGCTGATATAAATGACATTTCAGAAATGAATCGAGCTTGGGACGAATGGGTTTCAAAAACGAATGCTCCCCCAAGAGCGACGGTTGAAGCGAAATTAGCGAATCCTAAATATAAAGTAGAGATTGTGGTCACCGCTGCATTAAAGTAA